The following proteins come from a genomic window of Acinetobacter sp. SAAs474:
- a CDS encoding ATP synthase subunit I yields MSPNRRLIDRRLAKALVYLQALMIPVSAVIAWCIKDSTAALSAALGALVCWLASSYFSWQSFRAAGARASKQVLANMYRGMLGKFAILIVGFILILINVKPLSPVALFCGFILVQAMSWVAPFWVSRLQQRV; encoded by the coding sequence ATGAGCCCAAATAGGCGCTTGATTGACCGACGATTAGCGAAAGCTTTGGTCTATTTACAAGCATTAATGATTCCTGTTTCTGCCGTGATTGCATGGTGTATCAAGGATTCAACTGCAGCATTAAGTGCGGCACTGGGTGCTTTGGTATGCTGGCTTGCAAGTAGTTATTTTTCATGGCAATCATTTCGTGCCGCAGGCGCGAGAGCATCTAAACAAGTTTTAGCAAACATGTATAGAGGAATGCTGGGGAAGTTTGCAATTTTGATCGTAGGATTCATTTTAATTTTAATCAATGTTAAACCGTTATCCCCGGTAGCATTGTTTTGTGGTTTTATTCTCGTTCAAGCCATGTCGTGGGTCGCTCCATTTTGGGTGTCACGTCTACAACAGCGAGTGTAA
- a CDS encoding SPOR domain-containing protein — MFGKTQRGVSERPNKPKKSLVPTWLGTLVVILIVLCFGLALLLWKPWEPVKPKDEVTTEQTQEDTNHDYRFYDLLPQQQVTPIPEQAVPENKNPSAVVIVEAPETQASSEISDLNQTESAPHSSFILQVRSYSDPDAADARRAEIILNGLSADVIKTTENGETWYRVISGPYESQQAAIIAQQTLQNSGIDSIVIKRQ; from the coding sequence GTGTTTGGAAAAACGCAACGCGGTGTATCAGAAAGACCCAATAAGCCTAAAAAATCTTTAGTGCCAACATGGCTAGGAACACTTGTCGTAATTCTTATTGTGTTATGTTTTGGGCTGGCCTTATTGTTATGGAAACCTTGGGAACCTGTCAAACCAAAGGATGAAGTAACCACAGAACAAACGCAAGAGGATACCAATCATGACTATCGTTTTTATGATTTACTCCCGCAGCAGCAAGTAACACCTATTCCAGAGCAGGCAGTACCTGAAAATAAAAACCCTTCTGCTGTGGTGATTGTTGAAGCCCCTGAAACACAAGCCAGCTCTGAAATCAGTGATTTAAATCAAACAGAATCAGCCCCACACAGTAGTTTTATTTTACAAGTACGCAGCTATAGTGATCCTGATGCAGCAGATGCGCGTCGTGCTGAAATTATCTTAAATGGCCTCTCTGCTGATGTAATTAAAACCACTGAAAATGGCGAAACATGGTATCGTGTGATTTCTGGTCCTTATGAATCACAACAAGCAGCGATTATTGCACAGCAAACCCTACAAAATAGTGGTATAGACTCGATTGTGATTAAACGACAATAA
- a CDS encoding Dyp-type peroxidase, with protein MTAQSVILPLPSDHARFIVLRLKDLSLEKLKAKLSDLISTRNRLIASYPQLEIKTAIAFGPELWCKLSPELPPGFKALAPINAAFEMPAIAADVLIHIASTRADLCFTLSQAFFDGIQDQIELLDERVCFRQIEGRDLTGFIDGTENPQFPDDRAETALLGKDTGIFADGCFVFAQRYVHHLDKWKKLKVDTQEQVIGRTKLESIELDDQVKPENAHIARAVIENDEGEELEILRHSLPYGDGQGEQGLFFIAYTKDLAIIDRMLARMFGNHGDGIHDRLLHFVTPQDGAYFFAPSDELLTDIIETA; from the coding sequence ATGACCGCCCAATCTGTGATTTTACCTTTACCTTCAGATCATGCACGTTTTATTGTTTTACGTTTAAAAGATTTATCACTTGAAAAATTAAAAGCAAAACTCTCTGATTTAATCAGTACTCGCAACCGTTTAATTGCATCTTACCCACAGCTAGAAATTAAAACAGCAATTGCTTTTGGCCCTGAATTATGGTGCAAATTATCTCCTGAACTTCCACCAGGATTTAAAGCATTAGCACCAATCAACGCAGCTTTTGAAATGCCAGCAATTGCCGCAGATGTACTCATTCATATCGCCAGTACACGTGCAGATTTATGCTTTACTTTAAGCCAAGCATTTTTTGATGGCATCCAAGATCAAATTGAACTTTTGGATGAACGTGTATGCTTTCGCCAAATTGAAGGACGTGATCTCACAGGATTTATTGATGGCACCGAAAATCCACAATTTCCAGATGATCGCGCAGAAACGGCATTACTTGGTAAAGATACGGGTATTTTTGCCGATGGTTGTTTTGTTTTTGCTCAACGTTATGTACATCATTTAGATAAATGGAAAAAACTAAAAGTAGATACTCAAGAACAAGTCATCGGTAGAACCAAATTAGAGAGTATTGAACTGGATGATCAGGTCAAACCAGAAAACGCACATATTGCACGAGCAGTAATCGAAAATGATGAAGGTGAAGAGCTGGAAATTTTGCGTCATTCATTACCTTATGGTGATGGCCAAGGTGAACAGGGCCTATTTTTTATTGCCTATACTAAAGATTTAGCCATTATCGATCGAATGCTGGCACGTATGTTTGGCAACCATGGTGATGGTATTCATGATCGTTTATTACATTTTGTAACTCCACAAGATGGCGCTTATTTTTTTGCACCAAGCGATGAGTTATTAACAGATATTATTGAAACAGCATAA
- a CDS encoding LysE family transporter: MAYQMWIAFMLACWVISISPGAGAIASMSSGLHYGFRHGYWNAFGLQLALLVQFVIVAAGAGVLFATTPWAFLVVKWFGVGYLLYLAYMQWTAAVQSIVIYQDVTHKSAFKLVLNGFLVNMSNPKAIVFLLAVLPQFLDLSKPQTGQYALMAITMISIDLIVMAGYTGLAAKVLRLLKSPQQQKYMNRTFAALFAGAAGLLSLLHQS, translated from the coding sequence ATGGCTTATCAAATGTGGATTGCATTTATGTTGGCATGTTGGGTGATTAGTATTTCACCAGGTGCTGGTGCAATCGCGTCAATGTCCAGTGGATTACATTATGGTTTTCGTCATGGGTATTGGAATGCATTTGGTTTGCAATTAGCATTATTGGTACAGTTTGTCATTGTTGCAGCAGGCGCTGGTGTATTATTTGCAACGACACCGTGGGCCTTTTTAGTGGTGAAATGGTTTGGCGTGGGTTATTTATTATATTTGGCTTATATGCAGTGGACAGCAGCGGTACAGTCAATCGTAATTTACCAGGATGTCACCCATAAATCAGCATTCAAATTGGTATTGAATGGCTTTTTGGTGAATATGAGTAATCCAAAAGCAATTGTATTCTTATTGGCAGTATTGCCACAATTTTTAGATCTTTCGAAACCACAAACAGGACAATATGCTCTAATGGCGATCACTATGATTAGTATTGATTTGATTGTCATGGCTGGATACACCGGTTTGGCTGCGAAAGTACTGAGATTATTAAAATCACCTCAACAGCAAAAATATATGAATCGTACCTTTGCAGCGTTATTTGCTGGAGCAGCTGGATTATTAAGTCTGCTACATCAATCATAA
- a CDS encoding transcriptional repressor, whose protein sequence is MSICSHEHHDTLHGVHDHDNVSQRLAEAETICATMGARLTPLRKEVLALILKASGPMGAYDLLAKIKSNDDRPAAPPTVYRTLDFLLEKGLIHRLTSINAYIPCCHPREGHQAAFLICMQCKAVKEASAQGLMQQLNTLSASDHFTVHHSIIEISGICQQCRNP, encoded by the coding sequence ATGAGTATTTGTTCTCACGAGCATCATGATACATTACATGGCGTACATGACCATGATAATGTAAGCCAACGCTTAGCAGAAGCTGAAACCATTTGCGCGACTATGGGAGCGCGTTTAACTCCTTTACGTAAAGAAGTTTTAGCGCTCATTCTCAAAGCCTCTGGCCCTATGGGTGCTTATGATCTTTTGGCGAAAATCAAAAGTAATGATGATCGTCCTGCTGCACCACCAACGGTGTATCGTACACTCGATTTTTTATTGGAAAAAGGCTTGATTCATCGTTTAACCTCGATTAATGCCTATATTCCATGCTGTCATCCCCGTGAAGGCCATCAAGCAGCATTTCTCATCTGTATGCAATGTAAAGCTGTTAAAGAGGCCTCTGCTCAGGGCCTAATGCAACAATTAAATACACTTTCTGCATCAGATCACTTTACAGTTCATCATAGTATTATTGAAATTTCCGGAATTTGTCAGCAGTGTCGCAATCCATAA
- a CDS encoding NAD-dependent malic enzyme, whose amino-acid sequence MVAETTVIKKPLYIPYAGNTLLELPLLNKGSAFTMQERADFNLYGLLPQVIETIEEQSQRSYQQFTAFNDAINKHIYLRNIQDTNETLFYHLIEQHLSEMMPVIYTPTVGEACQRFSDIYRRHRGIFISYPDGDHIEQLLYNVNKKNVKVIVITDGERILGLGDQGIGGMGIPIGKLSLYTACGGISPAYTLPITLDVGTNNQQLLNDPIYMGLKQPRISGDEYYRFVDQVIDAIKRRWPKALIQFEDFAQNNAMPLLNKYRDQLCCFNDDIQGTAAVAVGSLIAASHAAGKQLKDQIVAFLGAGSAGCGIAEQIIAQMVAEGLTDQEARRRVLMVDRFGLITENQPNLLDFQRPLAQQAEHVSAWADAAGSISLLEVVQNAKPTVLIGVSGQPGLFTEDVIRTLAKNCDQPIVMPLSNPTSRVEAVPSDIINWTEGRALIATGSPFAPVNYHGKIYPIAQCNNSYIFPGIGLGVIASGATRVTDSMLMASSNALAACSPKIIDHEADLLPDLDDIQQVSKMIAFQVAKAAMQAGVASLMSDELLIQAIEQNFWKPEYRDYKRITY is encoded by the coding sequence ATGGTCGCAGAAACAACAGTTATAAAAAAACCTTTATATATTCCTTATGCAGGGAATACGCTTCTTGAATTACCGTTACTTAACAAGGGCTCTGCATTTACAATGCAAGAGCGAGCAGATTTTAATTTATATGGTCTTCTCCCACAGGTCATTGAAACAATTGAAGAGCAAAGTCAGCGTTCTTATCAACAATTTACTGCATTTAATGATGCAATCAATAAACATATCTATTTACGCAATATTCAAGATACCAATGAAACGTTGTTTTATCATCTCATTGAGCAACATCTCAGTGAGATGATGCCGGTGATTTATACACCAACAGTGGGTGAGGCATGTCAGCGGTTTTCAGATATCTATCGTCGTCATCGCGGTATTTTTATCTCTTATCCTGATGGTGATCATATTGAACAATTGTTATATAACGTTAATAAAAAGAACGTTAAAGTGATTGTGATTACTGATGGTGAACGTATTCTTGGTTTAGGTGACCAAGGTATTGGTGGTATGGGAATCCCGATTGGAAAATTATCTTTATATACGGCATGTGGTGGTATTAGTCCGGCATATACCTTACCTATTACCTTAGATGTTGGCACCAATAATCAACAACTACTGAATGACCCAATTTATATGGGACTTAAACAGCCTCGTATTAGTGGTGATGAGTACTATCGCTTTGTTGATCAGGTGATCGATGCAATTAAACGACGTTGGCCAAAAGCATTGATTCAGTTTGAGGATTTTGCACAAAATAATGCCATGCCATTATTAAATAAATATCGTGATCAATTGTGTTGTTTTAATGATGACATTCAAGGCACTGCTGCTGTTGCAGTCGGGAGTTTAATTGCAGCTTCACATGCGGCAGGTAAGCAATTAAAAGATCAGATTGTCGCATTTTTAGGTGCAGGTTCTGCAGGTTGTGGAATTGCTGAACAAATTATTGCTCAAATGGTCGCTGAAGGCTTAACTGACCAAGAAGCACGTCGTCGTGTATTGATGGTTGATCGTTTTGGATTGATTACCGAAAATCAGCCTAATTTACTCGATTTTCAACGTCCTTTAGCACAGCAAGCAGAGCATGTTTCTGCATGGGCAGATGCTGCAGGTAGTATTTCATTACTTGAAGTCGTACAAAATGCCAAACCAACGGTGTTGATTGGTGTATCTGGTCAACCCGGATTGTTTACTGAAGATGTGATTCGTACTTTGGCAAAAAATTGTGATCAACCCATTGTGATGCCATTATCTAATCCGACCTCACGTGTTGAAGCAGTACCTTCAGATATTATCAACTGGACAGAAGGCCGTGCATTAATTGCAACAGGTAGCCCATTCGCACCAGTGAATTATCATGGCAAGATTTATCCGATTGCACAGTGTAATAACTCTTATATTTTTCCTGGAATAGGTCTAGGTGTAATCGCTTCAGGTGCGACCAGAGTGACGGATAGTATGTTGATGGCATCAAGTAATGCATTGGCTGCTTGTTCTCCAAAAATTATTGATCATGAGGCAGATTTATTGCCTGATCTTGATGATATCCAACAAGTATCTAAAATGATTGCATTTCAAGTTGCTAAAGCAGCTATGCAGGCTGGTGTTGCGAGTTTGATGAGTGATGAGTTGTTAATTCAGGCGATTGAGCAAAACTTTTGGAAACCTGAGTACCGAGATTATAAGCGAATCACCTATTAA
- a CDS encoding metal ABC transporter solute-binding protein, Zn/Mn family, producing MSRLFMLLSLLICSSLGWTQGLVVSTYPIYLIAKQVTQGVEQPTLLLENQSGHDVTLTPLHRKMINDASLVIWLGPQHEAPLSKLLEKNPLAISILNSDLVQTLPQRNTRGEVLANTMNTHVWLDPNNAIRIGFFIAALRSQQQPEFKTQYWNNAQNFAKDMLAASAKYRPDSMSHPYWAYHDAYQYLERPLNLKFAGALTADPHVAPTLAQIKYLNDHRPYRRMCLLAEGHASANQYQKLQPIVFQKVDESMAGEQNFIQAWSKLAAETQKCVLSEQK from the coding sequence ATGTCTCGTTTATTTATGTTGTTATCTTTACTGATCTGTAGCTCCTTGGGATGGACCCAGGGATTGGTTGTGTCTACTTATCCTATTTATTTAATTGCCAAACAAGTAACACAAGGTGTGGAACAGCCAACATTGCTACTTGAAAATCAATCTGGACATGATGTGACCTTAACTCCGCTACATCGGAAAATGATCAATGATGCTTCATTGGTGATTTGGCTAGGTCCACAGCATGAGGCACCACTCAGTAAATTACTTGAAAAAAATCCTTTAGCCATTTCCATATTGAATTCAGATCTGGTTCAGACTTTACCACAGCGTAATACGCGGGGTGAAGTACTTGCAAATACCATGAATACTCATGTTTGGTTAGATCCAAACAATGCCATTCGGATTGGTTTTTTTATTGCGGCATTGCGTTCACAGCAACAACCTGAATTTAAAACACAATATTGGAATAATGCACAAAATTTTGCCAAAGATATGTTGGCAGCATCGGCAAAATATCGTCCCGATAGCATGTCTCATCCCTATTGGGCTTATCATGATGCTTACCAATATTTAGAGCGACCACTGAATTTGAAATTTGCTGGTGCATTAACAGCAGATCCTCATGTTGCACCAACTTTAGCACAAATTAAATACTTGAATGATCATCGTCCATATCGTCGTATGTGTCTCTTGGCAGAAGGGCATGCCAGTGCAAATCAATACCAAAAATTACAACCGATTGTGTTTCAAAAGGTCGATGAGAGTATGGCAGGGGAGCAGAATTTTATTCAAGCATGGTCAAAACTTGCAGCAGAAACACAGAAGTGTGTGTTAAGTGAACAGAAGTAA
- the znuC gene encoding zinc ABC transporter ATP-binding protein ZnuC translates to MSQSIKSSLPLIELRQISVNIDGRTILKNIDFSLYQQEIVTLIGPNGAGKSTLVKVLLGIQKPSSGTIQHANRLKFAYVPQKFNPSHSLPLRVKDLLDLEKCSSAFKQEIIADTGIVKLQNSKVQQLSGGERQRVLLARALLRQPDVLVLDEPMQGLDIQSEAELYAYVRSLPERYHCAILIVSHDLQWVMQGTQRVICLNKHICCSGLPENIQQHPEYQAIFGKNRVFYQHHHDHCLHSDTATTCQHNTQPHIHPEPEA, encoded by the coding sequence GTGTCGCAATCCATAAAAAGTTCTTTGCCACTGATCGAATTACGCCAAATTAGCGTAAATATTGATGGTAGAACGATCTTAAAAAATATTGACTTCAGTCTTTATCAACAAGAAATTGTGACACTGATTGGTCCAAATGGTGCAGGTAAATCAACATTAGTAAAAGTACTATTAGGGATTCAAAAACCCAGTTCAGGAACCATACAACACGCCAATCGCCTAAAATTTGCGTATGTTCCACAAAAATTTAATCCATCACATAGTTTACCTCTACGTGTTAAAGATCTACTTGATCTAGAAAAATGTTCAAGCGCATTTAAACAAGAAATTATTGCCGATACGGGTATTGTTAAACTACAAAATTCAAAAGTGCAGCAACTCTCTGGTGGTGAACGCCAGCGTGTTTTATTAGCACGTGCTTTATTACGCCAACCTGATGTATTGGTGTTAGATGAGCCAATGCAAGGTCTAGATATTCAATCTGAAGCAGAACTCTATGCCTATGTACGGAGTTTACCTGAGCGATATCATTGCGCTATTCTGATTGTTTCTCATGATTTGCAATGGGTAATGCAAGGAACGCAACGTGTTATTTGCCTTAATAAGCATATCTGCTGTAGTGGCTTGCCAGAGAACATACAACAGCATCCGGAATACCAAGCTATTTTTGGCAAAAATCGCGTCTTTTATCAGCATCATCATGACCATTGCTTACATAGCGATACTGCAACCACTTGCCAGCATAATACCCAACCACACATCCACCCCGAACCGGAAGCTTAA
- the atpB gene encoding F0F1 ATP synthase subunit A: MAAEEHALTSTEYIKHHLTNMTYGKMPDGTWKLAETADEAQQMGFTAIHLDSMGWSISLGIIFCLLFWIVAKAANSGVPTKFQAAIEIIIEFVDSSVRDTFHGKSRLIAPLALTIFVWIFLMNLMDLVPIDFIPYTAQLIGAHVFGMDPHHVYFKFVPTTDPNVTLGMSLSVFVLILFYSIREKGVGGFVGELALNPFNPSNPVARACLIPVNLLLELVTFLARPVSLALRLFGNMYAGELIFILIALLPFWIQWALSVPWAIFHILVITLQAFIFMMLTIVYLSMASEKH, encoded by the coding sequence ATGGCTGCTGAAGAACATGCCCTTACTTCGACCGAGTATATCAAGCATCACTTGACCAACATGACCTATGGCAAAATGCCTGATGGTACGTGGAAGTTGGCTGAGACTGCTGATGAAGCTCAACAGATGGGGTTCACTGCTATTCACTTGGATTCAATGGGTTGGTCAATTAGCTTAGGTATTATTTTCTGTTTGCTGTTTTGGATTGTAGCGAAAGCTGCAAACTCTGGTGTTCCAACCAAGTTCCAAGCTGCAATTGAAATCATTATCGAGTTTGTTGACTCAAGTGTCCGTGACACTTTCCATGGCAAATCACGCTTAATTGCGCCATTAGCACTGACCATTTTCGTGTGGATCTTCCTCATGAACTTAATGGACTTAGTCCCAATTGACTTTATCCCGTATACAGCTCAATTGATTGGTGCTCATGTATTTGGCATGGATCCACACCACGTTTACTTCAAGTTTGTTCCAACTACTGACCCGAACGTTACCCTTGGTATGTCATTGTCAGTATTTGTACTTATCTTGTTCTACAGCATCCGTGAGAAGGGTGTTGGTGGTTTTGTAGGCGAATTGGCACTGAATCCATTTAATCCAAGTAACCCAGTTGCAAGAGCTTGCTTAATTCCAGTGAATTTACTCCTTGAATTGGTAACTTTCCTTGCACGTCCAGTTTCATTGGCTCTTCGTTTGTTCGGTAACATGTATGCAGGTGAATTGATCTTCATCTTAATTGCATTATTACCGTTCTGGATTCAATGGGCGTTATCTGTGCCTTGGGCGATCTTCCACATTCTTGTTATTACGTTGCAGGCATTTATCTTTATGATGCTGACCATCGTATACTTGAGCATGGCAAGCGAAAAACATTAA
- the znuB gene encoding zinc ABC transporter permease subunit ZnuB, whose product MMEWLELLLPAWIMGTLLVFLTAPLGCLMLWRRMSFFADTMAHGTLLGVAIAGILQLPLWLGVGFLAVLLVGILWILHDQRLPNDALLALCSATLLCSGLLLIQNLPSLRPELLSYLFGDLLQIAWTDLPFFIIIIFVALAILSYYWQAQIQIAIDPDIAMSEGINAKWQRLIFMLLLALFTVLALRAVGSLLMGALLVIPALSARLLAHSPKQMVIWAFILAQFGVTIGLWSSAALDTSTGLTIVLTMAIIFSGIFLIQKLRKPVVTDQA is encoded by the coding sequence ATGATGGAATGGTTAGAACTCTTATTACCTGCATGGATTATGGGTACCTTATTGGTCTTTCTGACCGCACCTTTAGGCTGTCTAATGCTATGGCGACGTATGTCATTTTTTGCCGATACTATGGCACATGGCACATTATTGGGTGTTGCAATCGCAGGTATATTACAACTACCTTTATGGCTTGGTGTCGGTTTTTTAGCAGTTTTATTGGTTGGAATTTTATGGATCTTGCACGACCAACGATTACCCAATGATGCCCTTTTGGCGTTATGTTCCGCAACCCTGCTCTGTTCTGGTTTACTGCTCATCCAAAATTTACCGAGCTTGCGTCCTGAATTACTCAGTTATTTATTTGGTGATTTATTACAAATTGCGTGGACAGATCTACCCTTTTTTATCATCATTATTTTTGTCGCTTTGGCGATATTATCTTATTATTGGCAAGCACAAATTCAAATTGCTATTGATCCAGATATTGCCATGAGTGAGGGAATTAATGCCAAATGGCAACGCTTAATTTTTATGCTCCTACTTGCCTTATTTACCGTCTTGGCCTTACGTGCGGTAGGTTCGCTGCTCATGGGTGCATTGTTAGTCATTCCAGCACTGAGTGCCCGCTTACTGGCCCACTCCCCTAAACAAATGGTCATCTGGGCATTTATTTTAGCGCAATTTGGTGTCACGATAGGTCTATGGTCAAGTGCTGCTCTAGACACATCCACAGGATTAACCATTGTATTGACTATGGCCATCATCTTTAGTGGTATTTTTTTAATACAAAAATTAAGGAAGCCTGTAGTCACCGACCAGGCTTAA
- the argS gene encoding arginine--tRNA ligase produces the protein MNTAIQAALEHAVQSLQAEGVLPSDWNNTGNLTRTKDRSHGDFASNIAMISSKAAGMKPRDLAEKILANLPEVADISKAEIAGPGFINFFLNANQRFAILDQIQAQKDQFGRTTVNAEKRIQVEFVSANPTSSLHVGHGRGAAYGMTVANLLEATGAKVDREYYVNDAGRQMDILATSTYLRYLELTGQSLVFPKNAYQGDYVKEIAQSIIDQDADAHVRPVTDVYFDVPEDVQYAAELDADGNKVIVSGDKEKHIDGLIHNSQRLLGSSYRVFHQAALKAILDDIKDDLGEFGVTFNQWFSEASLTAKIDEALQTLDQRGFLYEKEGNIWFKSTEFGDEKDRVVKRRNGQTTYFASDIAYHLNKLQRGYTDLIDIWGSDHHGYISRVKAAIDAMGYDSKKLTVLLVQFVSLWRGGEMVQMSSRSGQFVTLRDLRKEVGNDAARFYYVMRKSEQHIDFDLDLAVSQSKDNAVYYIQYAHARICRMLEKAANMNINPTSTTECSHRLVLDAETEILAKLAAYPEILVRAANCYEPHQVGNYLKELAALFHGWYNEHKVLNEDDLELTQARLLLSVNVQQVLHNGLELLGVSAPESM, from the coding sequence ATGAATACGGCTATACAAGCAGCACTAGAGCATGCGGTACAATCCCTTCAAGCAGAAGGTGTACTCCCATCTGACTGGAACAACACAGGCAATTTAACCCGTACTAAAGATCGAAGTCACGGTGATTTTGCCTCAAATATTGCCATGATCAGTTCTAAAGCTGCGGGTATGAAACCGCGCGACTTAGCAGAAAAAATTCTAGCGAATCTGCCAGAGGTTGCAGATATCAGTAAAGCAGAAATTGCAGGCCCTGGCTTTATTAACTTCTTTTTAAATGCCAATCAGCGTTTTGCAATTTTAGATCAAATTCAAGCACAAAAAGATCAATTTGGCCGGACAACCGTCAATGCGGAAAAGCGTATTCAAGTTGAATTTGTCTCGGCAAACCCAACCTCTAGCTTACATGTTGGCCATGGTCGTGGTGCTGCTTACGGTATGACCGTTGCCAATTTACTTGAAGCAACAGGTGCAAAAGTTGATCGTGAATATTATGTCAATGATGCCGGTCGTCAGATGGATATTCTTGCCACTTCAACTTATTTACGCTATCTAGAACTTACGGGTCAAAGCTTAGTCTTTCCTAAAAATGCCTATCAGGGCGACTATGTCAAAGAAATTGCTCAAAGTATTATTGATCAAGACGCTGATGCGCATGTTCGTCCTGTAACCGATGTCTACTTTGATGTGCCAGAAGATGTGCAATATGCTGCAGAGCTTGATGCAGATGGCAATAAAGTCATTGTTTCGGGTGATAAAGAAAAACATATTGATGGTTTAATTCATAATTCACAACGATTACTAGGTTCAAGCTATCGCGTCTTTCATCAAGCTGCTTTAAAAGCGATTCTAGATGATATTAAAGACGATCTTGGTGAGTTTGGCGTTACATTTAATCAATGGTTTAGTGAAGCGTCTTTAACTGCAAAAATTGATGAAGCACTACAAACCTTAGACCAACGTGGCTTTTTATATGAAAAAGAAGGCAATATTTGGTTTAAATCGACAGAATTTGGTGATGAAAAAGACCGTGTAGTAAAACGTCGTAATGGACAAACGACTTATTTTGCATCAGATATTGCTTATCACTTAAATAAACTACAACGCGGTTATACAGACTTAATTGATATCTGGGGTTCAGATCATCACGGTTATATTTCACGTGTTAAAGCTGCCATTGATGCAATGGGCTATGATTCTAAAAAACTGACCGTATTACTGGTACAGTTTGTTAGCTTATGGCGTGGTGGCGAAATGGTACAAATGTCGTCTCGCTCGGGACAGTTTGTTACTTTACGTGATTTACGTAAAGAAGTTGGCAATGATGCGGCTCGTTTTTATTATGTTATGCGTAAATCTGAGCAACATATTGATTTTGATTTAGACCTTGCGGTTTCACAAAGTAAAGATAACGCCGTCTATTATATTCAATATGCGCATGCACGTATTTGCCGTATGTTAGAAAAAGCGGCCAATATGAATATTAACCCGACATCTACAACGGAATGTTCTCATCGACTGGTATTAGATGCTGAAACAGAAATTTTAGCTAAACTTGCTGCATACCCAGAAATTTTAGTTCGTGCAGCCAACTGTTATGAACCGCATCAAGTGGGTAACTACCTAAAAGAGTTAGCAGCACTATTCCATGGTTGGTACAATGAGCATAAAGTACTGAATGAAGATGATCTTGAGTTAACTCAAGCACGTTTACTACTTTCTGTAAATGTACAACAAGTCTTACATAATGGTTTGGAGTTACTCGGCGTTTCTGCACCTGAATCAATGTAA
- a CDS encoding LysE family translocator produces the protein MHYFDFYVYVITVILMIAMPGPVMILVASAGLQGGYRSALRTIVGTNLASLVLIAVAILILKGLFSLDQLWFVLIKLLGCGYIAYLGWGMLNEFFQSQLSSTEKVIPRTVGLKKGFLVGISNPKDIVFFSAFFPQFITVHSNINISLSILVCTWIILDFITLSVVYFAFNRLSQTAYYQKILALCGLILILIAVYGAYVSLSRLFL, from the coding sequence ATGCATTATTTTGATTTCTATGTCTATGTGATCACGGTGATTCTGATGATTGCGATGCCCGGACCAGTGATGATTCTGGTGGCAAGTGCAGGTTTGCAAGGGGGATATCGTAGTGCATTACGTACAATTGTTGGCACAAATTTAGCTTCACTGGTTTTGATTGCAGTAGCGATTTTGATTTTAAAAGGTTTGTTTAGTCTAGATCAGCTTTGGTTTGTGCTGATTAAGTTGTTGGGCTGTGGTTATATTGCATATTTGGGATGGGGGATGTTAAACGAGTTTTTTCAATCCCAGTTATCATCGACCGAAAAAGTAATCCCTCGTACAGTTGGACTAAAAAAAGGTTTTTTAGTCGGAATTTCTAATCCTAAAGATATTGTATTCTTTTCTGCTTTTTTCCCGCAGTTTATTACAGTACATAGCAATATCAATATCAGTTTAAGCATTTTAGTTTGCACTTGGATTATTTTAGACTTTATCACACTGTCTGTGGTTTATTTTGCTTTTAATCGTTTATCTCAAACAGCTTATTATCAGAAGATATTGGCTTTATGTGGTTTGATCTTAATACTGATTGCTGTATATGGTGCCTATGTCAGTTTAAGTCGCTTATTTTTATAA